From the genome of Lutzomyia longipalpis isolate SR_M1_2022 chromosome 2, ASM2433408v1, one region includes:
- the LOC129790663 gene encoding protein retinal degeneration B isoform X1, whose translation MLIKEYRIPLPLTVEEYRIAQLYMIAKKSRDESSGAGSGVEIIVNEPYVDGPGGSGQYTRKIYHVGSHLPGWIKGLLPKNALIVEEEAWNAYPYTKTRYTCPFMEKLSLEIETYYFPDKGDQENVFKLTGGDLRNRQVDVIDIVKDQLYGADYVKDEDPKLYVSEKTTRGPLQDGWIDEYWNEVKNKQQPTARNMAIMCAYKLCRVEFRYWGMQTKLEKFIHDTALRKTMLRAHRQAWAWQDEWHGLTMDDIREIERQTQLALQKKMGMEMGGSVSEGMEMLDAETGGEGLSPAVGRCHLSVGVQEASLESSEGEDENTDEVTSNSNSKYASAKHYISPKNALPSPLGSTNSFDLQLASQAPLKNVANWRMEKLEVDSKSGSEEEFFDCLDSGESTSLAKWSSLELLPDEEDSPPAAVKTQEDSIFSHSYLQRVASERGSRRSTFGAASSIDRSNTDSPPGSPGPPACPTSVLILVLHAGSVLDANVDLAAKKSDITTFRGAFESVMRQHYPSMVGHVAIRLVPCPSVCTDALGILSSLSPYSFDSSPSTTDSPNMTDVPIGAIPLLTTCTQEFQDAVNQAVTAANLAYSDFQRCEEGCGFAGQVVLIGDSMGGILAYDALCRSYGRLGSDASALDFEDRIVDNEHDAARLLMAPSPRRRSSSINEARLPKFQFEVGDLFLFGSPLAIVLAARKLSDANYGSERPQCTQVYNLFHPTDPVASRLEPLISARFSMLAPINVPRYAKYPLGNGQPYHLLELIQSSPQLFSDGLHTRRLSDSSLQSTVSGMIDNVPLATINTLQHRWWGSKRLDYALYCPEGLSNFPANALPHLFHASYWESSDVIAFILRQIGRFDSTTLAAGEEKEVTSFRPGQPREKWIKKRTSVKLKNVTANHRANDVIVKEGEPQKLLARFMYGPLDMITLAGERVDVHIMRDPPGGEWMHVTTEVTDKTGRIQVTLERDKAMGYGIYPVKMVVRGDHTAVDFYLAVIPPCTECVVFSIDGSFTASMSVTGRDPKVRAGAVDVCRHWQELGYLLIFITGRPDMQQQRVLSWLSQHNFPHGLVSFADGLSTDPLGHKTAYLNNLIQNHGVIIHTAYGSSKDISVYTNIGLKPKQIYIVGKVSKKLQAQATCLSEGYAQHLSSLLAHGGSRPAQGNARMVIPRGCFNLPGQARRRSKDAGGAGLPLASPIRSGYLKRKSYLSHV comes from the exons atgctGATTAAGGAATACCGAATCCCGCTGCCGTTGACAGTGGAGGAGTATCGCATTGCTCAACTCTACATGATTGCC AAGAAGAGTCGCGACGAGAGCAGCGGTGCTGGCAGTGGTGTGGAAATCATCGTAAATGAGCCATACGTCGATGGTCCCGGCGGGAGTGGGCAGTACACGAGAAAAATCTACCATGTTGGATCACATTTGCCAGGATGGATAAAGGGACTTCTCCCGAAGAATGCGTTGATTGTGGAGGAGGAAGCATGGAATGCGTATCCGTACACCAAAACACGGTACACGTGCCCCTTCATGGAGAAGCTGTCACTGGAAATTGAGACTTACTACTTCCCGGACAAGGGAGATCAGGAGAATGTGTTCAAGCTCACAGGTGGTGATCTCCGGAATCGTCAAGTGGATGTGATTGATATTGTGAAGGATCAACTGTACGGTGCGGACTACGTCAAGGATGAGGATCCAAAGCTGTATGTGAGTGAGAAGACTACACGTGGACCACTACAGGATGGCTGGATCGATGAGTACTGGAATGAG GTGAAGAATAAACAGCAGCCAACTGCCAGAAATATGGCCATCATGTGCGCCTACAAGTTATGCCGTGTGGAATTCCGCTACTGGGGTATGCAGACGAAGCTGGAGAAGTTTATTCATGACACAGCACTGAGGAAAACCATGCTGCGTGCCCACAGGCAGGCGTGGGCGTGGCAGGATGAATGGCATGGGCTGACAATGGATGACATCCGGGAGATTGAGAGGCAAACCCAGCTGGCGCTGCAGAAGAAGATGGGAATGGAAATGGGGGGAAGTGTTAGTGAGGGGATGGAAATGTTGGACGCAGAAACGGGCGGTGAGGGGCTGTCACCGGCTGTGGGGCGATGCCATCTCTCCGTGGGTGTGCAGGAAGCCAGCTTGGAGAGCTCCGAGGGGGAGGATGAGAATACCGATGAAGTCACATCGAATTCCAACTCAAAGTACGCCAGTGCCAAGCACTACATTTCACCCAAGAATGCCCTCCCATCGCCCCTGGGATCAACAAATAGTTTCGATCTGCAG CTGGCATCTCAAGCCCCTTTGAAAAAT GTGGCCAATTGGCGAATGGAGAAGCTGGAAGTGGACTCAAAATCCGGATCTGAAGAGGAATTTTTCGATTGTCTCG ATTCCGGAGAATCCACTTCCCTGGCCAAATGGAGCTCCCTGGAATTGTTGCCAGATGAGGAGGATAGCCCACCGGCGGCTGTAAAGACGCAAGAAGATAGTATCTTTAGTCATTCCTACCTGCAGCGCGTTGCTTCCGAACGTGGGTCTCGTCGATCGACCTTTGGGGCGGCATCGAGTATTGATCGCAGCAATACAGACTCTCCACCCGGCTCTCCAGGACCACCTGCCTGTCCTACCTCAGTACTCATCCTCGTACTCCATGCAGGCAGTGTGTTGGATGCAAATGTAGATCTGGCGGCCAAGAAGTCCGACATTACGACATTCCGCGGAGCTTTTGAGTCTGTTATGCGGCAGCACTATCCCTCAATGGTGGGACATGTTGCCATTAGGCTCGTTCCGTGCCCATCTGTATGCACTGATGCCCTCGGGATACTCTCGAGCCTCAGTCCGTACTCATTTGATTCGTCCCCCTCGACGACGGACTCCCCGAATATGACTGACGTGCCAATTGGGGCCATCCCATTGCTCACGACATGCACCCAGGAATTCCAGGATGCTGTCAATCAAGCTGTGACTGCTGCCAATCTCGCCTATTCGGATTTCCAGCGCTGCGAGGAAGGATGCGGCTTTGCGGGGCAGGTTGTTCTCATTGGGGACTCAATGGGGGGCATTTTGGCCTATGATGCCCTTTGTCGCTCCTATGGGCGGCTGGGCAGTGATGCCAGTGCTCTGGACTTTGAAGATCGTATCGTGGACAATGAGCACGATGCTGCACGTCTGCTGATGGCTCCATCGCCACGGAGACGTTCATCGTCCATCAATGAGGCGCGTTTGccgaaatttcaatttgaagttGGTGATTTATTCCTCTTCGGCAGCCCGTTGGCCATTGTCCTGGCAGCTAGGAAGTTAAGTGATGCGAATTATGGGTCAGAGAGGCCACAATGTACACAAGTTTACAATCTCTTCCACCCAACGGATCCCGTTGCATCGCGCCTTGAGCCACTCATCAGTGCGAGATTCTCCATGCTTGCACCCATCAATGTACCCCGATATGCCAAGTATCCACTCGGAAATGGACAGCCCTATCATCTCT TGGAGCTAATCCAGTCAAGTCCTCAACTCTTTAGCGATGGACTCCACACGAGAAGACTCTCAGATAGTTCCCTCCAAAGCACCGTTTCCGGAATGATTGATAATGTTCCTCTAGCCACTATTAATACTC TTCAGCACCGCTGGTGGGGCTCCAAGAGGCTCGACTATGCTCTCTACTGTCCAGAAGGGTTGAGTAACTTCCCAGCTAATGCGCTTCCACATCTCTTCCATGCTAGCTACTGGGAAAGTAGTGATGTGATTGCCTTTATTCTACGCCAAATTGGTCGCTTTGATTCCACAACACTTGCCGCTGGGGAGGAGAAGGAGGTGACATCCTTCCGACCAGGGCAGCCGCGTGAGAAGTGGATTAAGAAGCGCACGTCTGTGAAGCTAAAGAACGTAACAGCCAATCATCGTGCCAATGATGTGATTGTCAAGGAGGGGGAGCCACAGAAGCTCCTGGCACGCTTTATGTATGGCCCATTGGATATGATTACGCTGGCTGGGGAACGTGTGGATGTGCACATAATGCGTGATCCACCAGGTGGGGAATGGATGCACGTCACGACTGAGGTTACGGATAAAACGGGAAGGATTCAGGTTACCTTGGAACGTGATAAGGCCATGGGGTATGGGATTTATCCGGTGAAGATGGTTGTCCGGGGAGATCATACAGCTGTGGATTTCTACTTGGCCGTCATTCCGCCGTGCACGGAGTGTGTGGTGTTCAGCATTGATGGGAGTTTTACGGCATCAATGTCAGTCACGGGACGTGATCCAAAGGTTCGTGCAGGAGCGGTGGATGTCTGCCGGCACTGGCAGGAACTTGGGTATTTGCTGATCTTCATCACAGGACGACCGGATATGCAGCAACAGCGTGTTCTGTCGTGGCTGAGTCAGCACAACTTCCCACATGGACTGGTATCCTTTGCAGACGGTTTGAGCACAGATCCACTGGGCCATAAGACAGCATACCTCAATAATCTCATCCAGAATCACGGGGTGATCATCCACACAGCCTACGGCAGCAGCAAGGACATCAGTGTGTACACAAACATCGGGCTGAAGCCGAAGCAGATCTACATTGTGGGGAAAGTGAGCAAGAAGCTCCAGGCACAGGCTACATGCCTCTCAGAGGGCTACGCGCAGCACTTGAGCAGCCTCCTGGCGCACGGTGGTTCACGTCCGGCACAGGGGAATGCGCGCATGGTCATCCCACGGGGGTGCTTCAACCTTCCCGGACAAGCGAGGCGGAGGAGTAAGGACGCAGGCGGTGCTGGGCTCCCGCTGGCGTCTCCCATCCGCAGTGGCTACCTTAAGCGGAAATCCTATCTCAGTCATGTCTAA
- the LOC129790663 gene encoding protein retinal degeneration B isoform X2, with translation MLIKEYRIPLPLTVEEYRIAQLYMIAKKSRDESSGAGSGVEIIVNEPYVDGPGGSGQYTRKIYHVGSHLPGWIKGLLPKNALIVEEEAWNAYPYTKTRYTCPFMEKLSLEIETYYFPDKGDQENVFKLTGGDLRNRQVDVIDIVKDQLYGADYVKDEDPKLYVSEKTTRGPLQDGWIDEYWNEVKNKQQPTARNMAIMCAYKLCRVEFRYWGMQTKLEKFIHDTALRKTMLRAHRQAWAWQDEWHGLTMDDIREIERQTQLALQKKMGMEMGGSVSEGMEMLDAETGGEGLSPAVGRCHLSVGVQEASLESSEGEDENTDEVTSNSNSKYASAKHYISPKNALPSPLGSTNSFDLQVANWRMEKLEVDSKSGSEEEFFDCLDSGESTSLAKWSSLELLPDEEDSPPAAVKTQEDSIFSHSYLQRVASERGSRRSTFGAASSIDRSNTDSPPGSPGPPACPTSVLILVLHAGSVLDANVDLAAKKSDITTFRGAFESVMRQHYPSMVGHVAIRLVPCPSVCTDALGILSSLSPYSFDSSPSTTDSPNMTDVPIGAIPLLTTCTQEFQDAVNQAVTAANLAYSDFQRCEEGCGFAGQVVLIGDSMGGILAYDALCRSYGRLGSDASALDFEDRIVDNEHDAARLLMAPSPRRRSSSINEARLPKFQFEVGDLFLFGSPLAIVLAARKLSDANYGSERPQCTQVYNLFHPTDPVASRLEPLISARFSMLAPINVPRYAKYPLGNGQPYHLLELIQSSPQLFSDGLHTRRLSDSSLQSTVSGMIDNVPLATINTLQHRWWGSKRLDYALYCPEGLSNFPANALPHLFHASYWESSDVIAFILRQIGRFDSTTLAAGEEKEVTSFRPGQPREKWIKKRTSVKLKNVTANHRANDVIVKEGEPQKLLARFMYGPLDMITLAGERVDVHIMRDPPGGEWMHVTTEVTDKTGRIQVTLERDKAMGYGIYPVKMVVRGDHTAVDFYLAVIPPCTECVVFSIDGSFTASMSVTGRDPKVRAGAVDVCRHWQELGYLLIFITGRPDMQQQRVLSWLSQHNFPHGLVSFADGLSTDPLGHKTAYLNNLIQNHGVIIHTAYGSSKDISVYTNIGLKPKQIYIVGKVSKKLQAQATCLSEGYAQHLSSLLAHGGSRPAQGNARMVIPRGCFNLPGQARRRSKDAGGAGLPLASPIRSGYLKRKSYLSHV, from the exons atgctGATTAAGGAATACCGAATCCCGCTGCCGTTGACAGTGGAGGAGTATCGCATTGCTCAACTCTACATGATTGCC AAGAAGAGTCGCGACGAGAGCAGCGGTGCTGGCAGTGGTGTGGAAATCATCGTAAATGAGCCATACGTCGATGGTCCCGGCGGGAGTGGGCAGTACACGAGAAAAATCTACCATGTTGGATCACATTTGCCAGGATGGATAAAGGGACTTCTCCCGAAGAATGCGTTGATTGTGGAGGAGGAAGCATGGAATGCGTATCCGTACACCAAAACACGGTACACGTGCCCCTTCATGGAGAAGCTGTCACTGGAAATTGAGACTTACTACTTCCCGGACAAGGGAGATCAGGAGAATGTGTTCAAGCTCACAGGTGGTGATCTCCGGAATCGTCAAGTGGATGTGATTGATATTGTGAAGGATCAACTGTACGGTGCGGACTACGTCAAGGATGAGGATCCAAAGCTGTATGTGAGTGAGAAGACTACACGTGGACCACTACAGGATGGCTGGATCGATGAGTACTGGAATGAG GTGAAGAATAAACAGCAGCCAACTGCCAGAAATATGGCCATCATGTGCGCCTACAAGTTATGCCGTGTGGAATTCCGCTACTGGGGTATGCAGACGAAGCTGGAGAAGTTTATTCATGACACAGCACTGAGGAAAACCATGCTGCGTGCCCACAGGCAGGCGTGGGCGTGGCAGGATGAATGGCATGGGCTGACAATGGATGACATCCGGGAGATTGAGAGGCAAACCCAGCTGGCGCTGCAGAAGAAGATGGGAATGGAAATGGGGGGAAGTGTTAGTGAGGGGATGGAAATGTTGGACGCAGAAACGGGCGGTGAGGGGCTGTCACCGGCTGTGGGGCGATGCCATCTCTCCGTGGGTGTGCAGGAAGCCAGCTTGGAGAGCTCCGAGGGGGAGGATGAGAATACCGATGAAGTCACATCGAATTCCAACTCAAAGTACGCCAGTGCCAAGCACTACATTTCACCCAAGAATGCCCTCCCATCGCCCCTGGGATCAACAAATAGTTTCGATCTGCAG GTGGCCAATTGGCGAATGGAGAAGCTGGAAGTGGACTCAAAATCCGGATCTGAAGAGGAATTTTTCGATTGTCTCG ATTCCGGAGAATCCACTTCCCTGGCCAAATGGAGCTCCCTGGAATTGTTGCCAGATGAGGAGGATAGCCCACCGGCGGCTGTAAAGACGCAAGAAGATAGTATCTTTAGTCATTCCTACCTGCAGCGCGTTGCTTCCGAACGTGGGTCTCGTCGATCGACCTTTGGGGCGGCATCGAGTATTGATCGCAGCAATACAGACTCTCCACCCGGCTCTCCAGGACCACCTGCCTGTCCTACCTCAGTACTCATCCTCGTACTCCATGCAGGCAGTGTGTTGGATGCAAATGTAGATCTGGCGGCCAAGAAGTCCGACATTACGACATTCCGCGGAGCTTTTGAGTCTGTTATGCGGCAGCACTATCCCTCAATGGTGGGACATGTTGCCATTAGGCTCGTTCCGTGCCCATCTGTATGCACTGATGCCCTCGGGATACTCTCGAGCCTCAGTCCGTACTCATTTGATTCGTCCCCCTCGACGACGGACTCCCCGAATATGACTGACGTGCCAATTGGGGCCATCCCATTGCTCACGACATGCACCCAGGAATTCCAGGATGCTGTCAATCAAGCTGTGACTGCTGCCAATCTCGCCTATTCGGATTTCCAGCGCTGCGAGGAAGGATGCGGCTTTGCGGGGCAGGTTGTTCTCATTGGGGACTCAATGGGGGGCATTTTGGCCTATGATGCCCTTTGTCGCTCCTATGGGCGGCTGGGCAGTGATGCCAGTGCTCTGGACTTTGAAGATCGTATCGTGGACAATGAGCACGATGCTGCACGTCTGCTGATGGCTCCATCGCCACGGAGACGTTCATCGTCCATCAATGAGGCGCGTTTGccgaaatttcaatttgaagttGGTGATTTATTCCTCTTCGGCAGCCCGTTGGCCATTGTCCTGGCAGCTAGGAAGTTAAGTGATGCGAATTATGGGTCAGAGAGGCCACAATGTACACAAGTTTACAATCTCTTCCACCCAACGGATCCCGTTGCATCGCGCCTTGAGCCACTCATCAGTGCGAGATTCTCCATGCTTGCACCCATCAATGTACCCCGATATGCCAAGTATCCACTCGGAAATGGACAGCCCTATCATCTCT TGGAGCTAATCCAGTCAAGTCCTCAACTCTTTAGCGATGGACTCCACACGAGAAGACTCTCAGATAGTTCCCTCCAAAGCACCGTTTCCGGAATGATTGATAATGTTCCTCTAGCCACTATTAATACTC TTCAGCACCGCTGGTGGGGCTCCAAGAGGCTCGACTATGCTCTCTACTGTCCAGAAGGGTTGAGTAACTTCCCAGCTAATGCGCTTCCACATCTCTTCCATGCTAGCTACTGGGAAAGTAGTGATGTGATTGCCTTTATTCTACGCCAAATTGGTCGCTTTGATTCCACAACACTTGCCGCTGGGGAGGAGAAGGAGGTGACATCCTTCCGACCAGGGCAGCCGCGTGAGAAGTGGATTAAGAAGCGCACGTCTGTGAAGCTAAAGAACGTAACAGCCAATCATCGTGCCAATGATGTGATTGTCAAGGAGGGGGAGCCACAGAAGCTCCTGGCACGCTTTATGTATGGCCCATTGGATATGATTACGCTGGCTGGGGAACGTGTGGATGTGCACATAATGCGTGATCCACCAGGTGGGGAATGGATGCACGTCACGACTGAGGTTACGGATAAAACGGGAAGGATTCAGGTTACCTTGGAACGTGATAAGGCCATGGGGTATGGGATTTATCCGGTGAAGATGGTTGTCCGGGGAGATCATACAGCTGTGGATTTCTACTTGGCCGTCATTCCGCCGTGCACGGAGTGTGTGGTGTTCAGCATTGATGGGAGTTTTACGGCATCAATGTCAGTCACGGGACGTGATCCAAAGGTTCGTGCAGGAGCGGTGGATGTCTGCCGGCACTGGCAGGAACTTGGGTATTTGCTGATCTTCATCACAGGACGACCGGATATGCAGCAACAGCGTGTTCTGTCGTGGCTGAGTCAGCACAACTTCCCACATGGACTGGTATCCTTTGCAGACGGTTTGAGCACAGATCCACTGGGCCATAAGACAGCATACCTCAATAATCTCATCCAGAATCACGGGGTGATCATCCACACAGCCTACGGCAGCAGCAAGGACATCAGTGTGTACACAAACATCGGGCTGAAGCCGAAGCAGATCTACATTGTGGGGAAAGTGAGCAAGAAGCTCCAGGCACAGGCTACATGCCTCTCAGAGGGCTACGCGCAGCACTTGAGCAGCCTCCTGGCGCACGGTGGTTCACGTCCGGCACAGGGGAATGCGCGCATGGTCATCCCACGGGGGTGCTTCAACCTTCCCGGACAAGCGAGGCGGAGGAGTAAGGACGCAGGCGGTGCTGGGCTCCCGCTGGCGTCTCCCATCCGCAGTGGCTACCTTAAGCGGAAATCCTATCTCAGTCATGTCTAA